A single Halarcobacter anaerophilus DNA region contains:
- a CDS encoding adenosine deaminase: MIDLIKNLPKAELHLHIEGTLEPELMFELAKKNSVEIPYKTIEDIKKAYNFTNLQSFLDIYYAGANVLQTKEDFYALTWEYILKCVENNIIHTEIFFDPQSHTTRGISFETVLSGIKEALEDAKKEFGITSKIIMCFLRHLSQEEGFKTLEEALPFKKDIIGVGLDSSELGNPPSKFEQLFKKAKDEGFKIVAHAGEEGDVSYIYDSLDLLKVDRIDHGIQAINSKELMQRLKEEQIPLTVCPNSNIELKAFESYKEHNIKKLLDYGLNVTVNSDDPSYFKGYLNQNFINIYENLDLSKDDIIKLVKNSFNSSFLDEGTKIKYLKRVDEVVNNFKG, encoded by the coding sequence ATGATAGATTTAATTAAAAACTTACCGAAAGCGGAATTGCATTTACATATTGAAGGTACTTTAGAACCTGAACTTATGTTTGAACTAGCTAAAAAAAACTCTGTAGAAATACCTTATAAAACAATTGAAGATATAAAAAAAGCTTACAATTTTACAAATTTGCAAAGTTTTTTGGATATCTATTACGCGGGAGCAAATGTTCTTCAAACAAAAGAGGATTTTTATGCTTTAACTTGGGAATATATTTTAAAATGCGTAGAAAATAATATTATTCATACAGAAATATTTTTTGACCCTCAAAGTCATACTACAAGAGGGATTTCTTTTGAAACAGTACTTAGCGGAATAAAAGAGGCTTTGGAAGATGCAAAAAAAGAGTTTGGAATAACTTCTAAAATAATAATGTGTTTTTTAAGACATCTAAGTCAAGAAGAGGGGTTTAAAACTTTAGAAGAGGCTTTGCCTTTTAAAAAAGATATTATAGGAGTTGGACTTGACTCTTCCGAACTTGGGAATCCTCCCTCAAAGTTTGAACAGCTTTTCAAAAAAGCAAAAGATGAAGGTTTTAAAATAGTTGCTCATGCGGGAGAAGAAGGAGATGTTTCATATATTTACGACTCTTTGGATCTTTTAAAAGTAGATAGAATAGATCACGGTATTCAAGCTATAAACTCAAAAGAACTTATGCAAAGATTAAAAGAAGAGCAGATACCTTTAACGGTTTGTCCCAACTCAAATATAGAATTAAAAGCTTTTGAAAGTTATAAAGAACACAATATAAAAAAACTTTTAGATTATGGATTAAACGTAACCGTAAACTCAGACGACCCTTCATATTTTAAAGGATATTTAAATCAAAATTTTATAAATATTTATGAAAATCTTGATTTATCAAAAGATGATATAATCAAATTAGTCAAAAACTCTTTTAACTCTTCTTTTCTTGATGAAGGTACAAAAATCAAGTATTTAAAAAGAGTGGATGAGGTTGTAAATAATTTTAAAGGATAA
- a CDS encoding protein tyrosine phosphatase family protein: MEKILNYIKINENISTSGQPTQKEFEKIKDEGFEVVINLALYNASNAIKNEDKTVTSLGMSYFHIPVDFEEPKVEQASVFLNTLKVLAKRRVWIHCALNYRATAFMYLFHKHVLNTPFDNIDLKVFDEWTPSTQWQQLMKSSFEELNLL; this comes from the coding sequence ATGGAAAAGATACTAAATTACATCAAAATAAATGAAAATATCTCAACATCAGGACAACCAACACAAAAAGAGTTTGAAAAAATAAAAGATGAAGGTTTTGAAGTTGTTATCAATTTGGCACTTTATAATGCTTCAAATGCAATTAAAAATGAGGATAAAACAGTTACCTCTTTAGGTATGTCATATTTTCATATTCCCGTTGATTTTGAAGAACCTAAAGTAGAACAGGCTTCTGTTTTTCTAAATACTTTAAAAGTTTTAGCTAAAAGAAGAGTCTGGATTCATTGTGCATTAAACTACAGAGCAACGGCATTTATGTATCTTTTTCATAAACATGTTTTAAATACCCCTTTTGATAATATAGATTTAAAAGTTTTTGATGAATGGACTCCAAGTACACAATGGCAGCAGCTAATGAAAAGTTCATTTGAAGAGTTAAACCTCTTGTAA
- a CDS encoding O-acetylhomoserine aminocarboxypropyltransferase/cysteine synthase family protein: protein MQPNTLAIHAGYEKDEQLTMAVPLYQTTAYEFKSTEHGANLFSLKELGNIYTRLSNPTTDIFEKRFAQVEGGAAALATASGMAAIFYAIANCTKVGDNIVTSDKLYGGTYTQFVHTLKRFGVEVRFFDTFNVQTAEELIDENTKAIFFESISNPSIDIPDIEKIVEIAKKHKILSIVDNTVATSYMFRPFDWGIDLSVHSTSKYVTGQGLAMGGIIVEREGLNEFLKGNDKYAHFNEPDESYHGLVYTDLDFPAFCLRARLSLLRDLGSVPAPFNSWLMIQGLETLKVRMQAHCDNAMKIAKFLKNHPKVKEVKYPLLEGDKNYDNAVKYLKDGASGLLSFDVGSFDVAKNAIDKLKIFSLVTNIGDTKSIVTHSASTTHQQLSDEDLLACGVTPGLIRLSIGIEDVDDLIADLDNALK from the coding sequence ATGCAACCAAATACCTTGGCGATTCATGCAGGTTATGAAAAAGATGAACAACTTACTATGGCGGTACCTTTATACCAAACTACTGCATATGAATTTAAAAGTACGGAACACGGAGCAAACCTTTTTTCTTTAAAAGAGTTAGGAAATATTTATACAAGATTATCAAACCCTACAACAGATATTTTTGAAAAAAGATTTGCCCAAGTTGAAGGTGGTGCTGCTGCACTTGCAACAGCTTCCGGAATGGCAGCAATTTTTTATGCAATAGCAAACTGTACGAAAGTTGGAGACAATATCGTAACTTCAGACAAACTTTACGGTGGAACATATACTCAATTTGTACATACACTAAAAAGATTTGGAGTAGAAGTTAGATTTTTCGATACTTTTAACGTACAAACAGCTGAAGAATTAATTGATGAAAATACAAAAGCAATATTTTTTGAATCAATCTCAAATCCGTCAATTGATATTCCCGATATTGAAAAAATCGTTGAAATAGCAAAAAAACATAAAATTTTATCAATAGTTGATAATACGGTTGCTACTTCATATATGTTTAGACCTTTTGACTGGGGAATTGATTTATCTGTTCACTCAACTTCAAAATATGTAACAGGACAAGGTCTTGCTATGGGTGGAATTATTGTTGAAAGAGAAGGCTTAAACGAGTTTTTAAAAGGAAACGACAAATATGCACATTTTAATGAACCTGATGAATCTTACCACGGTTTGGTTTATACAGATTTAGATTTTCCTGCATTTTGTTTAAGAGCAAGACTTAGTCTTTTAAGAGATTTAGGTTCTGTTCCCGCACCTTTTAACTCTTGGCTAATGATTCAAGGTTTAGAGACTTTAAAAGTTAGAATGCAAGCTCATTGCGATAATGCAATGAAAATAGCAAAATTTTTGAAAAACCATCCAAAAGTAAAAGAGGTAAAATATCCGCTTTTAGAGGGTGATAAAAATTATGACAATGCAGTTAAATATTTAAAAGACGGAGCAAGCGGATTGCTCTCTTTTGATGTAGGTTCATTTGATGTTGCTAAAAATGCAATAGATAAATTAAAAATATTCTCACTTGTAACAAATATAGGTGATACAAAATCTATCGTAACACACAGTGCATCTACAACACATCAGCAGCTGAGCGATGAAGATTTATTGGCTTGCGGTGTAACTCCCGGGCTTATTAGATTATCTATCGGTATTGAAGATGTAGATGATTTAATAGCTGATTTGGATAATGCCTTAAAATAA
- the metX gene encoding homoserine O-acetyltransferase MetX produces MEINTDRIKFNEPLRLESGRILEEFELVYETYGKLNEDKSNVIVICHALAGSHHAAGRYADEAKPGWWDRFIGDGKAIDTRKYFVICSNNLGSNFGSTNALSIDPATKKEYRLKFPILTISDIVKAQMRLYKKLGISKAKAVIGGSMGGMQALCYAIEQPDFAEHIFALATTAFTRPWAIAVNKLAIEAIRHDPSFKDGFYKKDDLIAKGLPGLAIGRMAGLIAYLSPKLFNRKFGRDYSRTDGLYELFGRFEVERYLEYNAYNFPKIFDPLSYLYICKTMNIFDAGRNEDTLENSFAKVKGKLHLISFSDDMLFFPEEMEEIRDIMIKIGKGNQITYKMVESQSGHDSFLVEVEKFDKYIVELLES; encoded by the coding sequence ATGGAAATAAATACAGATAGAATTAAATTTAATGAGCCGCTTAGATTAGAAAGCGGTAGGATTTTAGAAGAGTTTGAGCTTGTATATGAAACTTACGGTAAATTAAACGAAGATAAGTCAAACGTAATCGTAATCTGTCATGCCTTAGCAGGAAGCCACCACGCAGCGGGAAGATATGCCGATGAGGCAAAACCCGGATGGTGGGACAGATTTATAGGTGACGGTAAAGCAATAGATACAAGAAAATATTTTGTAATTTGTTCAAACAATTTAGGAAGTAACTTCGGCTCGACAAATGCTTTAAGTATTGATCCAGCTACAAAAAAAGAGTATCGGCTTAAATTTCCTATTTTGACTATTTCGGATATTGTAAAAGCTCAAATGAGACTTTACAAAAAGCTTGGAATCTCAAAAGCAAAAGCAGTAATCGGCGGAAGCATGGGAGGAATGCAGGCTCTTTGTTATGCAATAGAACAACCTGATTTTGCCGAACATATTTTTGCTTTAGCTACAACGGCTTTTACAAGACCTTGGGCTATTGCCGTAAATAAACTTGCAATAGAAGCCATAAGACACGATCCTTCTTTTAAAGACGGATTTTATAAAAAAGATGATTTGATAGCAAAAGGACTTCCGGGACTTGCAATAGGAAGAATGGCAGGTTTAATTGCCTATCTTAGTCCTAAACTTTTTAATAGAAAATTTGGAAGAGACTATTCAAGAACAGACGGGCTTTATGAACTTTTCGGAAGATTTGAAGTTGAAAGATATTTGGAATACAATGCTTACAATTTCCCTAAGATTTTCGATCCTCTTTCATATCTTTATATCTGTAAAACAATGAACATCTTTGATGCAGGAAGAAATGAAGATACCTTAGAAAATTCATTTGCAAAAGTCAAAGGAAAATTACATCTAATCTCTTTTTCCGATGATATGCTTTTTTTCCCTGAAGAGATGGAAGAGATAAGAGATATTATGATAAAAATAGGAAAAGGCAATCAAATAACATACAAAATGGTGGAGAGTCAGTCAGGGCACGACTCTTTTTTGGTTGAAGTAGAAAAATTTGATAAATATATAGTAGAACTATTGGAGAGTTAA
- the xseB gene encoding exodeoxyribonuclease VII small subunit: protein MSEEIKEEIESLSFEKKIEKAKELLEKLSNPQITLSDSLDVYKEGIKELEEAQKLLDEAKLIFTKEEKESSEPF from the coding sequence ATGAGTGAAGAGATAAAAGAAGAGATAGAAAGCTTAAGTTTTGAGAAAAAAATAGAAAAAGCAAAAGAGCTTTTAGAAAAACTCTCAAATCCTCAAATAACCCTTAGTGATTCGTTAGATGTCTACAAAGAGGGGATAAAAGAGCTAGAAGAGGCTCAAAAACTTCTTGATGAAGCAAAACTGATTTTTACAAAAGAAGAGAAAGAAAGTAGCGAACCTTTTTAA
- the radC gene encoding RadC family protein, with the protein MKAITQLQSIDKPRERLFRYGLSALKNYELIAVLLGSGIQGKDVIKLSREIEKYFDSNFENIDLQKLLNIHGLGKAKASQIISAIELSKRYLLDIQSYKIDCALDVYEELKPYKNKKQEYFLTLYLDGANNLLETKIITIGTLNQSLVHPREVFSHAIEKRCASIIVAHNHPSGVLKPSSEDIKVTNRLKESGKILGIELLDHLIFTNEGFISLQEEGIL; encoded by the coding sequence ATGAAAGCAATCACACAGTTACAAAGCATAGATAAACCAAGAGAAAGACTTTTTAGATATGGACTTAGCGCACTTAAAAATTATGAACTAATAGCTGTTCTTTTAGGAAGCGGAATTCAAGGTAAAGATGTAATAAAACTATCACGCGAAATAGAAAAATATTTTGATTCAAACTTTGAAAATATAGATTTGCAAAAACTTTTAAATATACACGGTTTAGGTAAAGCCAAAGCTTCTCAAATAATAAGTGCAATAGAGCTTTCAAAAAGGTATCTTCTTGATATACAAAGTTATAAAATAGATTGTGCTTTGGATGTATATGAAGAGCTTAAACCCTATAAAAACAAAAAACAAGAGTATTTCTTGACTCTTTATTTAGACGGAGCAAATAATCTGCTTGAAACAAAAATCATCACAATAGGAACATTAAATCAAAGTTTGGTACACCCAAGAGAAGTATTCTCCCACGCAATAGAAAAAAGATGTGCCAGTATAATTGTAGCTCATAATCATCCAAGCGGAGTATTAAAACCAAGCAGCGAAGATATAAAAGTAACAAACAGATTAAAAGAATCGGGAAAGATCTTGGGAATTGAACTTTTAGATCATTTGATTTTTACAAATGAAGGTTTTATAAGTTTGCAAGAAGAGGGGATATTATAA
- a CDS encoding helix-turn-helix domain-containing protein, which translates to MEVYERINSLLKQKHLTKREFAKRLRDLEPKLHSTGETPTEKTIYKYLDGTIAVKIELIPYIAEVLQVTEQELFTCDKKSRKKFFQNILKTATEEEIDIISKRFSLKSYEKTVVNEPKKTYNKKESSLEEELISLLPFAPKPLLQNLVIKLKELKEFNETL; encoded by the coding sequence ATGGAAGTATATGAGAGAATAAATAGTTTATTAAAACAAAAACATCTTACAAAAAGAGAGTTTGCCAAAAGACTTAGAGATTTGGAACCTAAACTTCACAGTACAGGAGAAACTCCGACTGAAAAAACTATTTACAAATATCTTGACGGAACTATTGCCGTAAAAATAGAACTTATTCCTTATATTGCAGAAGTTTTACAAGTAACTGAACAAGAACTTTTTACCTGCGATAAAAAAAGCCGAAAAAAATTCTTTCAAAATATACTAAAAACTGCAACAGAAGAAGAGATTGACATAATATCAAAAAGATTTAGTCTAAAATCTTATGAAAAAACAGTAGTTAACGAACCTAAAAAAACATACAATAAAAAAGAGTCCTCTTTAGAAGAAGAACTTATTTCTTTGCTTCCTTTTGCTCCTAAACCTTTACTTCAAAATTTGGTTATCAAATTAAAAGAGCTAAAAGAGTTTAACGAAACTTTATAA
- a CDS encoding ATP-binding protein, protein MVIFLNILLLSLLFLQKQRTSKRVLLNKLEEKKREFEIYKNNFENRLNQELEKSEAKDLIIYEQSKSANFRKREKKEVFDIGFLIDNLIQVERFHNINILYTNSFSLSLYSYKDELFQVLYNIIKNSQKIFNQNEIEEKYIFIEVDSKDENIIINLKSTIGKIEEKLENNFFNPATILQKKSKQTDNTLYITYLIIKNTLKADIKISNTQIEYKNKDYDGVLFSLTLPKT, encoded by the coding sequence TTGGTTATTTTTTTAAATATTCTATTGCTCTCTTTGCTTTTTTTACAAAAACAAAGAACATCAAAAAGAGTTTTACTAAATAAACTGGAAGAGAAAAAAAGAGAGTTTGAAATTTATAAAAATAATTTTGAAAACAGATTAAACCAAGAATTAGAAAAGAGTGAAGCAAAAGATTTGATAATATATGAGCAGTCAAAAAGTGCAAATTTTAGAAAAAGAGAAAAAAAAGAGGTTTTTGATATAGGTTTTTTAATCGATAATTTAATCCAAGTAGAGAGATTTCATAATATCAATATCTTATATACAAATAGTTTTTCCCTCTCTTTATACAGTTATAAAGATGAACTTTTTCAAGTTTTGTACAATATTATAAAAAACTCTCAAAAAATATTTAATCAAAATGAAATAGAAGAAAAATATATCTTTATAGAAGTAGATTCAAAAGATGAAAATATAATAATAAATCTAAAAAGCACAATAGGAAAAATAGAAGAAAAGTTGGAAAACAATTTCTTCAATCCCGCAACAATTTTACAAAAAAAATCAAAACAAACGGATAATACTTTGTATATAACCTACCTGATAATCAAAAATACCCTAAAAGCAGATATAAAAATATCAAATACACAAATTGAATATAAAAATAAAGACTATGACGGAGTGCTTTTTTCTCTTACTCTTCCAAAAACATAA
- a CDS encoding type I restriction-modification system subunit M: MGEENKRRLEQQLWNIANTLRGKMDADEFRDYILGFIFFKYLSEKMESYANEVLLAQDDFEYKEIDENTDIGKEYLNDIKEESLDRLGYFLKPSELFSAIAKRGNSDSNNFILDDLTKILRNIEASTMGHESEDDFEDLFSDIDLTSKKLGRSEEQKNTLISKVLAHLDEINFELKNHDRDVLGDAYEYLISQFAAGAGKKAGEFYTPQSVSKILAKIVTTNKEKLKSVYDPTCGSGSLLLRVAKEVKDVSNFYGQELNRTTYNLARMNMIMHDIHYRKFDLKQEDTLERPQHEGMKFEAIVANPPFSAHWSANPLHLSDDRFSQYGKLAPKTKADFAFVQHMIHHLDDNGTMAVVLPHGVLFRGSAEGHIRQYLIEDRNYLDAVIGLPANIFYGTSIPTCILVFKKCREDSDDILFIDSSKHFEKMKNQNYLREQDIEKLVTTYRERIQEDKYSYKASLEEIKENDYNLNIPRYVDTFEEEEEIDLDEVSIELKELDKKIVENDLVIKSFCDELGIKTPF; encoded by the coding sequence ATGGGCGAAGAGAACAAACGAAGATTAGAACAACAGTTATGGAATATAGCAAATACCCTAAGAGGTAAGATGGATGCCGATGAGTTTAGGGATTATATCCTTGGCTTTATTTTTTTTAAGTATCTATCTGAAAAAATGGAAAGCTATGCAAATGAAGTATTATTAGCACAAGATGATTTTGAATATAAAGAAATTGATGAAAATACAGATATAGGAAAAGAGTATTTAAATGATATAAAAGAAGAATCTCTTGATAGACTTGGATATTTTCTCAAACCAAGTGAACTTTTCTCTGCTATTGCAAAAAGAGGAAACAGCGACTCAAACAATTTTATCTTAGATGATTTGACAAAGATTTTACGAAATATTGAAGCTTCGACTATGGGGCATGAGAGTGAAGATGATTTTGAAGATTTGTTTTCTGATATTGATCTTACTTCTAAAAAACTTGGACGAAGTGAAGAGCAAAAAAATACTCTTATCTCAAAAGTTTTAGCTCACCTTGATGAGATAAACTTTGAACTAAAAAATCATGATAGAGATGTACTTGGTGATGCTTATGAGTATCTTATCTCACAATTTGCAGCGGGAGCTGGTAAAAAAGCAGGGGAGTTTTATACTCCTCAAAGTGTCTCAAAAATCTTAGCAAAAATAGTTACGACAAACAAAGAGAAACTAAAATCAGTATATGACCCCACTTGCGGTTCTGGCTCACTTCTTTTAAGGGTTGCAAAAGAGGTGAAAGATGTATCAAACTTCTATGGACAAGAGTTAAATAGAACCACATATAACTTAGCTCGTATGAATATGATAATGCACGATATTCACTATAGAAAATTTGATTTAAAACAAGAAGACACCCTAGAGCGACCACAACATGAGGGAATGAAGTTTGAAGCAATAGTTGCAAATCCGCCATTTTCTGCTCACTGGTCGGCAAATCCACTTCATCTAAGTGATGACAGATTTTCCCAATACGGAAAGCTAGCACCTAAAACAAAAGCTGATTTTGCTTTTGTACAGCACATGATACACCATCTTGATGACAATGGAACTATGGCAGTAGTATTACCTCACGGAGTTTTATTTAGAGGAAGTGCAGAAGGACATATAAGACAATACTTGATTGAAGATAGAAACTATCTTGATGCAGTTATAGGCTTACCTGCAAATATCTTTTATGGAACTTCGATACCTACTTGTATTTTAGTATTTAAAAAGTGTAGAGAAGATAGTGATGATATACTTTTTATAGACTCTTCAAAACATTTTGAAAAGATGAAAAATCAAAATTATCTTCGAGAGCAAGATATAGAAAAACTTGTGACAACGTACAGGGAAAGAATTCAAGAAGATAAATACTCATACAAAGCAAGCCTAGAAGAGATAAAAGAGAACGACTACAATCTAAATATCCCAAGATATGTAGATACTTTCGAAGAAGAAGAGGAAATTGACTTAGATGAGGTTTCTATTGAGTTAAAAGAACTTGATAAAAAAATAGTTGAAAATGACTTAGTGATAAAAAGCTTTTGTGATGAGCTTGGTATTAAAACTCCCTTTTAA
- a CDS encoding restriction endonuclease subunit S produces MKNENIRVPKLRFKEFSGEWEEKTLGNLADIKTGNRDTQDKVDNGTYPFFVRSQTIERINSYSFDGEAILTAGDGVGVGKVFHYLNEKFDYHQRVYNIHNFKNNVFGKYIFFYFSENFYKRVIRLSAKNSVDSVRMEMISKMLIPLPQKQEQEKIASFLSSIDKKINQLSKKDELLQNYKKAMMQKIFSQKLRFKKADGSDYTKWEEKKLNQITKVYDGTHSTPKYVKSGVPFYSVEHVTANQFEETKYISEKVFEKENERVKLEKNDILMTRIGDIGTSRLIDWDVRASFYVSLALIKNNKNFSSSFLNQFIKSDYFQRQLYSKTLHVAFPKKINLGEIGECLIKLPSLEEQIKIANFLSSLDTKISQNKKALEETQKFKKALLQKMFV; encoded by the coding sequence ATGAAAAATGAAAATATAAGAGTACCAAAGCTTAGGTTTAAGGAGTTTTCTGGGGAGTGGGAAGAAAAAACTCTTGGTAATTTAGCTGATATAAAAACAGGAAATAGAGATACACAAGATAAAGTAGATAATGGCACATATCCTTTTTTTGTTCGTTCTCAAACTATAGAAAGAATTAATTCTTATTCTTTTGATGGTGAAGCAATTCTTACAGCTGGCGATGGTGTGGGTGTAGGAAAGGTGTTTCATTATCTAAATGAAAAATTCGATTATCATCAGAGAGTTTATAATATACATAATTTTAAAAATAATGTTTTTGGAAAATATATATTTTTTTATTTTTCAGAGAATTTTTATAAAAGGGTAATTAGATTGAGTGCAAAAAATTCTGTTGATTCTGTGCGAATGGAAATGATTTCAAAAATGCTTATTCCTTTACCACAAAAACAAGAGCAAGAAAAAATTGCCTCTTTTTTATCCTCTATTGATAAAAAGATAAATCAACTATCAAAAAAAGACGAGTTACTACAAAACTATAAAAAAGCTATGATGCAAAAGATATTTTCCCAAAAGCTTAGATTTAAAAAAGCAGATGGAAGTGATTATACTAAGTGGGAAGAGAAGAAGTTAAATCAAATAACAAAAGTTTATGACGGTACACATAGCACTCCAAAGTATGTTAAGTCAGGAGTACCATTTTATAGTGTTGAACATGTAACTGCAAACCAGTTTGAAGAAACAAAATATATTTCAGAAAAAGTATTTGAAAAAGAGAATGAAAGAGTAAAACTAGAGAAAAATGATATTTTAATGACTAGAATAGGTGATATTGGTACTTCAAGACTTATAGATTGGGATGTTAGAGCTTCTTTTTATGTTAGCCTTGCCTTAATTAAAAATAATAAAAATTTTAGTTCTTCTTTCCTTAATCAGTTTATTAAATCTGATTATTTTCAAAGACAGTTGTACAGTAAAACATTGCATGTAGCCTTTCCTAAAAAGATTAATTTAGGAGAAATAGGTGAATGTTTAATCAAATTACCTTCCCTAGAAGAACAAATAAAAATAGCAAACTTTTTATCCTCTCTTGATACAAAAATATCACAAAATAAAAAAGCCCTAGAAGAGACTCAAAAGTTTAAAAAAGCACTTTTACAAAAGATGTTTGTGTAG
- a CDS encoding DUF3800 domain-containing protein has product MSKEKIKIVQNILKKQGNYNLAIKLENAFFEIKVEHEWGGNSYNIMNINVHPNYFLELKNINEIEKNLLLEIVNGIYESEISFIEFKIDTDVNIENISDTLYIFVDEAGDFDFSSKGSKHYMFTFLAKRRPFNLHEYISNYRYSLLERNLDPFIDKRLDIEAFHACEDNSHVKNELFNIISTFDESSVKAYSYVLDKPKVLPDKRAQKDKFYIDNLSFAIQKLLDELQIDKNFVIITDRLPVQKNKNKQVGALKKGIKEYLKNKKLDKQIRYDIFHHCSASSANLQIVDYICWAIFRKFERNDDTYYKRIEKYLIKIDEMTKDRKKVHYDK; this is encoded by the coding sequence ATGAGTAAAGAGAAGATAAAGATTGTTCAAAATATATTAAAGAAGCAAGGTAATTATAATTTAGCTATAAAATTGGAAAATGCCTTTTTTGAAATAAAAGTAGAACATGAATGGGGTGGCAATAGCTACAATATAATGAATATTAACGTTCATCCAAATTATTTCTTAGAGTTAAAAAATATTAATGAAATAGAAAAAAATTTATTATTAGAAATCGTAAATGGTATTTATGAATCAGAAATTAGTTTTATTGAATTTAAAATAGATACTGATGTAAATATTGAAAATATAAGTGATACATTATACATATTTGTTGATGAGGCTGGAGATTTTGATTTCTCTTCAAAAGGCTCAAAACATTATATGTTTACTTTTTTGGCAAAAAGAAGACCTTTCAATCTACATGAATATATTTCAAACTATAGATACTCATTGTTGGAGAGAAATTTAGACCCATTTATTGATAAAAGATTAGATATAGAAGCATTTCATGCTTGTGAAGATAATAGTCATGTAAAAAATGAATTATTTAATATCATCTCTACTTTTGATGAAAGTAGTGTAAAAGCATACTCTTATGTATTAGATAAGCCAAAAGTCTTACCTGATAAAAGAGCACAAAAAGATAAGTTTTATATTGATAATCTTAGTTTTGCTATTCAAAAGCTTTTGGATGAATTGCAAATTGATAAAAACTTTGTAATTATCACAGATAGATTGCCAGTACAGAAAAATAAAAACAAACAAGTTGGGGCTTTAAAAAAAGGGATTAAAGAGTATTTAAAAAATAAAAAACTTGATAAACAAATAAGATATGATATTTTTCATCATTGTAGTGCATCAAGTGCAAATCTTCAAATTGTTGATTATATCTGTTGGGCAATATTTAGAAAGTTTGAAAGAAATGATGATACATATTATAAAAGAATTGAAAAATATTTGATAAAAATTGATGAAATGACTAAGGATAGAAAAAAAGTTCATTATGATAAATGA
- a CDS encoding Fic/DOC family protein, with protein sequence MNKTKSKEMIKTKYLLYKFKQYKNNKYFYWYKTDNKYFTQTKPPQNILDKITASKEQVDKKDIILNPWKEWNTNDIQKIITKDGVCINYLKSTDDEYITKQEDLKLLEVYSFLVENFDISKSFGFEEIKKWHKMIFETIYPFAGKVRTVNMSKGSGVDAWEWRLEFLNALPDFDKFLKEVTKKEYEDIETISQDLSKIICEFLFIHPFREGNGRVSRLICDIILAKNGLPMIGLNLKKSDNYIQRVHSGYECDYEPMKELLKQKIEEEIMNV encoded by the coding sequence ATGAATAAAACAAAGAGTAAAGAAATGATAAAAACAAAGTATTTATTATATAAATTTAAACAGTATAAAAATAATAAGTACTTTTATTGGTACAAAACTGATAATAAATATTTTACTCAAACAAAACCACCCCAAAATATACTTGATAAAATAACAGCTTCAAAAGAGCAAGTAGACAAAAAAGATATTATCTTAAATCCATGGAAAGAGTGGAATACAAACGATATACAAAAAATCATCACAAAAGACGGTGTTTGTATAAACTATCTAAAATCTACAGATGATGAGTATATTACAAAACAAGAAGATTTGAAACTATTAGAAGTTTATAGTTTTTTAGTAGAAAACTTTGATATTTCAAAGTCTTTTGGTTTTGAAGAGATTAAAAAATGGCACAAGATGATATTTGAAACTATATATCCTTTTGCTGGTAAAGTTCGTACAGTAAATATGAGTAAAGGAAGTGGAGTAGATGCTTGGGAATGGCGCTTAGAATTTTTAAATGCTTTGCCTGATTTTGATAAGTTTTTAAAAGAAGTTACTAAAAAAGAGTATGAAGATATTGAAACTATTTCCCAAGATTTATCAAAGATAATATGTGAGTTTTTATTTATACATCCATTTAGAGAAGGAAATGGAAGAGTAAGCAGACTAATATGTGATATTATCTTAGCTAAAAATGGTTTGCCAATGATTGGATTAAACTTGAAAAAAAGTGATAATTATATACAAAGAGTACATAGTGGATATGAATGTGACTATGAACCTATGAAAGAGTTACTAAAACAAAAGATTGAAGAGGAAATTATGAATGTATAA